A single genomic interval of Helianthus annuus cultivar XRQ/B chromosome 6, HanXRQr2.0-SUNRISE, whole genome shotgun sequence harbors:
- the LOC110864347 gene encoding miraculin-like, which translates to MKIIIIFSVLAFIILAASSAPAPVVLDFYGQSLRARAKYYIKPADDDYFVGGFGLVGVLNKSCPAVVGQMTDNMGLWLTFHPVDPKERVIRLSTDVNIKFSGSNSCHESNVWQLKYHKALEEYVVMVGGVEGNPGPKTVNNWFKIEQGNYYGSYRLVFCPSVCSDCKVICGDITTDTYVDNEKDIGPPLRISNSTNQWHFSFYFKY; encoded by the coding sequence ATGAAAATAATCATCATATTCTCAGTACTTGCATTTATCATCTTAGCAGCCAGTTCAGCTCCTGCTCCCGTGGTGCTCGATTTCTATGGACAAAGCCTCCGCGCAAGGGCCAAATACTACATTAAACCAGCAGATGATGACTATTTTGTTGGCGGATTCGGTCTGGTGGGGGTCCTAAACAAGTCTTGTCCAGCTGTAGTTGGACAAATGACAGATAATATGGGCCTCTGGTTAACTTTCCATCCGGTCGACCCCAAGGAACGCGTGATCCGTCTTTCCACAGATGTTAACATTAAGTTTTCAGGTTCCAACAGCTGTCATGAGTCCAATGTATGGCAGTTGAAATATCATAAAGCTCTGGAAGAGTATGTTGTGATGGTGGGAGGTGTTGAAGGAAACCCGGGGCCAAAAACGGTGAATAACTGGTTTAAGATCGAACAAGGTAACTACTATGGCAGTTATAGGCTTGTTTTCTGCCCGAGCGTCTGCAGTGACTGTAAGGTTATTTGCGGGGACATTACTACCGATACGTATGTCGATAATGAAAAAGATATAGGGCCACCTTTGAGAATCTCTAATAGTACTAATCAGTGGCATTTCTCTTTCTACTTCAAATATTAA